One window of the Perca flavescens isolate YP-PL-M2 chromosome 16, PFLA_1.0, whole genome shotgun sequence genome contains the following:
- the oaz1b gene encoding LOW QUALITY PROTEIN: ornithine decarboxylase antizyme 1b (The sequence of the model RefSeq protein was modified relative to this genomic sequence to represent the inferred CDS: deleted 1 base in 1 codon), translated as MVKSNLQRILNSHCFAREKEGKQQSLSTMADLSNAICDMIGNLSLHCSSTRGPGPLWCSDAPLPPLKIPGGRGNGTRDHTPSARLLHSDRRLTVTEEPAGNGRPGILHFLSRPTVTKTIQWDAVLSSSALYVEIPLDPLPEGSKESFAALLEFAEEHLKVVSVVVCFYKNRDDRAKLVRTFSFLGFEIVKPGHALVPPRPDVFFMAYSFERDFSDEE; from the exons ATGGTAAAATCCAACCTCCAGCGGATCCTAAACAGTCATTGCTTTGCTCGCgagaaagaaggaaaacagCAATCTTTATCTACCATGGCGGATTTGAGTAATGCTATCTGTGACATGATCGGGAA CCTGTCCCTGCACTGTAGTAGTACCCGCGGCCCGGGGCCTCTGTGGTGCTCC GATGCCCCTCTCCCACCCCTGAAGATCCCAGGTGGGCGAGGGAATGGCACACGGGATCACACTCCTTCAGCGCGTCTACTCCACTCA GATCGAAGGTTGACTGTAACGGAGGAGCCAGCAGGGAATGGTCGCCCTGGGATACTCCACTTCCTAAGTCGTCCCACCGTTACCAAGACAATACAGTGGGATGCTGTCCTAAGCAGCAGCGCGCTCTATGTTGAGATCCCTCTTGACCCTCTTCCTGAAGGCAGCAAGGAGAG TTTTGCTGCTCTCCTGGAGTTTGCTGAAGAACATCTGAAAGTCGTTAGTGTGGTTGTCTGCTTTTACAAGAACAGAGATGATCGTG CTAAACTGGTGCGTACATTCAGTTTCCTGGGCTTTGAGATTGTGAAACCGGGCCATGCCCTCGTCCCTCCTCGACCCGATGTATTCTTTATGGCCTACAGTTTTGAAAGGGACTTCTCGGACGAGGAGTAG
- the ermp1 gene encoding LOW QUALITY PROTEIN: endoplasmic reticulum metallopeptidase 1 (The sequence of the model RefSeq protein was modified relative to this genomic sequence to represent the inferred CDS: deleted 1 base in 1 codon): protein MESDTTVRRIKPFGTQNYVAQDNDGSRGRWGDNGYSDDPKRKPKVSIYLLREGLAASLVSVFILVLWGLVHLSLQQLVIGNPTGEFNAGRARRHLEQITSVGPRPVGSQENEVLTVGYLLEQIENIRVETAAGPHQLTVDVQHPTGTFSIDFLGGFTSFYDRVTNIVVRLEPKSGAQHLMLANCHFDTVANSPGASDDAVSCAVMLEVLHSLANQSTPLRHGVVFLFNGAEENILQASHGFITQHPWAKQVRAFINLEAAGVGGKEVVFQTGPENPWLVQAYVHAAKHPFASVVGQEVFQSGIIPSDTDFRIYRDFGNIPGIDLAFIENGFIYHTKYDTADRILTDSIQRAGDNILAVLRYLVMSDKLADSSEYRHGNMVFFDLLGVVVVAYPSRVGTILNYIVATATFLYLAKKASRPGNWGGRYVRDLACATGVAVLSWFVTLLSVLIVALLVTLLGRSMFWYNHFYASICLYGAAATGKMILIHTLAKNLYYEGVRLVELGDLYFDVSLLLWCCGLVWLTHQGLCSAYVPMLMVAFPLATRLLLAKEFKHRGASVKYSVLYMLGLTLPYVHFMFLIWVVFEIFTPIMGRSGTEIPPEVVMASLVTLATIFLSSFFLHFIYLARSTKWILAGLGSVFIITFLLMSCGLFFPFSGSPDSPRPKRVFLQHTTRTFHNLQGEVESQDSGLWMNSFDYTGIQHLTPHIPEINDSVRTSCREDRPFCGYPWFLPLKFLSKKNWYLPAPEVSPSSPVEFSLLSREETSWGTVKMVFSVKGPSHMSLYLMPHRGASLSTWSFGDGTPQFDLSGEYFVFYSHGLDAPTWIFWFEIQPPRDPDPAGPEGMISVAISTHYFFGPDSRTAQLEGILRKLPTWAFPSSWVSTYDMYRY, encoded by the exons ATGGAAAGCGACACCACTGTCAGGAGAATAAAACCCTTCGGGACACAGAATTATGTAGCGCAAGATAACGACGGTTCCCGGGGCCGGTGGGGGGATAACGGCTACAGCGATGACCCGAAGAGAAAGCCCAAAGTGAGCATATATTTGCTGCGGGAAGGGCTTGCAGCTTCTCTGGTCTCTGTGTTTATTTTGGTGCTGTGGGGACTTGTTCATTTGTCGTTACAGCAGCTCGTCATTGGGAACCCCACCGGCGAGTTCAACGCAGGGAGAGCCAG ACGGCACTTGGAGCAGATCACCAGCGTCGGCCCTCGGCCAGTGGGCAGCCAGGAGAATGAAGTCCTGACAGTGGGCTACTTATTGGAGCAGATTGAGAACATCCGGGTTGAGACCGCAGCGGGCCCCCATCAGCTCACGGTAGATGTGCAGCATCCCACTGGCACTTTCTCTATTGACTTTCTTGGAGGCTTTACTAGCTTCTATGACCGTGTCACCAACATTGTTGTCAGGCTGGAGCCTAAGAGCGGGGCGCAGCATCTCATGCTAGCCAACTGCCACTTTGACACAGTGGCCAACAGTCCAG GTGCCAGCGATGATGCAGTGAGCTGTGCAGTGATGCTGGAAGTCCTCCATTCTCTGGCCAATCAGTCTACTCCTCTCCGTCATGGAGTTGTCTTCCTTTTTAATGGGGCAGAGGAAAATATCCTTCAG GCCAGTCACGGTTTCATTACTCAGCATCCGTGGGCCAAGCAGGTGCGAGCCTTCATTAACTTGGAGGCTGCAGGTGTTGGGGGCAAGGAGGTTGTTTTCCAGACAG GTCCAGAGAATCCATGGCTGGTCCAGGCTTACGTTCACGCAGCCAAACACCCCTTTGCCTCTGTGGTCGGCCAAGAGGTCTTTCAGAGTGGCATCATCCCCTCTGACACGGACTTCCGCATCTACAGGGACTTTGGTAACATCCCAG gcattGATCTGGCTTTCATTGAAAACGGTTTTATCTATCACACCAAGTATGACACTGCTGACAGGATCCTGACAGACTCGATACAGAGAGCAG GCGACAACATTCTGGCGGTCCTGAGGTACCTGGTAATGTCAGACAAGTTGGCTGATTCCTCAGAGTATCGTCATGGCAACATGGTA TTTTTTGACCTGCTGGGGGTAGTCGTGGTGGCTTACCCATCCCGTGTTGGCACCATCCTCAACTACATTGTAGCCACTGCCACCTTCCTCTATCTGGCCAAGAAAGCCTCACGACCAGGCAATTGGG gTGGCCGATATGTTCGAGATCTGGCCTGTGCTACAGGTGTAGCAGTCCTGAGTTGGTTCGTCACCCTGCTGTCAGTGCTGATTGTTGCTCTGCTTGTCACTCTGCTGGGCCGCTCCATGTTTTGGTACAACCACTTCTATGCCTCCATCTGCCTCTACGGGGCTGCTGCCACAGGCAAGATGATCCTCATTCACACACTGGCCAAGAACTTGTATTACGAA GGTGTCCGTTTGGTGGAGCTGGGTGATCTCTACTTTGACGTGAGCTTGTTGCTGTGGTGCTGTGGCCTGGTGTGGCTGACCCACCAGGGCCTGTGTTCAGCCTACGTGCCCATGCTAATGGTGGCCTTCCCCCTGGCCACCAGACTGTTGCTGGCAAAAGAATTTAAACACAGAG GAGCATCAGTGAAGTACAGTGTGCTCTATATGTTGGGCCTGACTTTGCCTTACGTCCACTTCATGTTCCTTATCTGGGTGGTGTTTGAAATTTTCACACCCATCATGGGTCGCAGTGGCACTGAGATACCACCTGAGGTGGTGATGGCCTCTCTGGTCACCCTGGCAAccatcttcctctcttcctttttt CTGCACTTCATCTACTTGGCACGGAGCACTAAGTGGATCCTGGCTGGTCTGGGTTCAGTATTCATCATCACGTTCCTGTTGATGTCCTGTGGGCTCTTCTTTCCGTTTTCAGGCAGTCCAGACAGCCCGCGGCCAAaacgagtcttcctgcag CACACGACGCGGACCTTCCACAATCTCCAGGGCGAAGTGGAGAGCCAAGACTCGGGTCTGTGGATGAACAGTTTCGACTACACAGGCATACAGCACCTCACACCCCACATCCCTGAGATCAACGACAGCGTTCGCACTAGCTGCCGTGAGGACCGGCCCTTCTGTGGTTACCCCTGGTTCCTGCCGTTGAAGTTCCTCAGCAA AAAGAACTGGTACCTTCCTGCTCCGGAAGTGTCACCCAGCTCACCGGTGGAGTTCAGCCTGCTGTCcagagaggagaccagctgggGGACGGTCAAGATGGTCTTCAGTGTGAAAG GCCCCAGCCACATGTCCCTGTATCTGATGCCTCACCGAGGAGCCAGCCTCTCCACCTGGTCCTTCGGTGACGGGACGCCTCAGTTTGACCTGAGCGGAGaatattttgtcttttattccCACGGCCTTGACGCCCCCACATGGATCTTCTGGTTCGAAATACAG CCTCCCAGGGACCCGGACCCAGCTGGCCCTGAGGGGATGATCTCCGTTGCCATCTCCACCCACTATTTCTTCGGGCCCGACAGTAGGACTGCTCAACTGGAGGGCATCCTCCGCAAGCTTCCCACGTGGGCTTTTCCTTCGTCTTGGGTCAGTACCTACGACATGTACCGATACTGA